A part of Thermoflexus sp. genomic DNA contains:
- a CDS encoding slipin family protein: MEWIVWGIPVAVAILVLLSSAIRILPEWERGVVLRLGRYHATKGPGLFLVIPIIDRVIRVNLRLMTFDVPPQEAITRDNVTVKVNAVVFYRVIDPAKAITQVEDFKAATWNLAQTTLRSVLGQSELDELLAHRDKVNAHLRQILDEATDSWGIKVVMVEVKDVELPQGMQRAMARQAEAEREKRAKIIHAEGEYQAAKTLVEAARMIASEPAALQLRYLQTLTEISMEKNSTIIFPVPVDTLQVFLGNMHRPSTGS, encoded by the coding sequence ATGGAATGGATCGTGTGGGGCATTCCTGTTGCTGTGGCCATCCTGGTCCTGCTTTCGTCGGCCATCCGGATCCTGCCGGAGTGGGAACGGGGTGTGGTATTACGGCTGGGCCGATATCACGCCACCAAGGGCCCTGGCCTTTTCCTCGTCATCCCGATCATCGATCGGGTGATTCGGGTCAACCTGCGGCTGATGACCTTCGATGTGCCTCCCCAGGAGGCCATCACCCGGGATAACGTCACGGTGAAGGTGAACGCCGTCGTCTTCTATCGCGTGATCGATCCGGCGAAGGCCATCACCCAGGTAGAGGATTTCAAGGCCGCGACCTGGAATCTGGCCCAGACGACCCTCCGCAGCGTTTTGGGCCAGTCGGAACTGGACGAGCTGCTCGCCCATCGGGACAAGGTCAATGCGCACCTGCGGCAGATCCTGGATGAGGCAACGGATTCCTGGGGGATCAAGGTGGTGATGGTGGAGGTGAAGGACGTGGAGCTGCCGCAGGGAATGCAGCGGGCGATGGCCCGGCAGGCGGAGGCAGAGCGGGAGAAGCGGGCCAAAATCATCCATGCAGAGGGCGAATACCAGGCGGCGAAGACCCTAGTGGAGGCTGCCCGGATGATCGCCTCCGAACCCGCCGCCCTTCAGCTGCGCTACCTGCAAACACTGACCGAGATCTCGATGGAAAAGAACTCCACCATCATCTTTCCGGTGCCTGTGGACACGCTTCAGGTCTTCCTGGGCAACATGCATCGACCCAGCACCGGATCCTGA